From the genome of Vicia villosa cultivar HV-30 ecotype Madison, WI linkage group LG2, Vvil1.0, whole genome shotgun sequence, one region includes:
- the LOC131646946 gene encoding uncharacterized protein LOC131646946: MIDSTTVTTNDDDDRTKSSISKPPRPKRRICFSFTTYANNLIHRLKSSNVIIEQGLSDTEFSFLESNLNITFPPDLRAILQQGLPVSPGFPNWRSSSHQQLRILLNLPVSSILRRVSDNRFWHPSWGSLPEDPLASAERILNGAPRLVPVYRHCYIVSSPNAAGNPVFYVDHGGDVRLASFDVVGFFRDAGFLNGVEEVEDPVWAAMRARWIGVWSEVADGRGERGWKWWWEDRRDEVNGCMDGVLRRLREGGWKEEEILEMMNGEDEEKEKRAQHVSVLGLKLLGAGWSMEDVVYSLGVDLEEAATVSAADVGVNMNQH; encoded by the coding sequence ATGATCGATTCCACCACTGTCACCACCAACGACGATGATGATAgaacaaaatcatcaatttcaaAACCACCTAGACCCAAACGAAGAATATGTTTCTCATTCACAACATACGCTAACAACCTTATACACCGTCTAAAATCCTCCAACGTTATCATCGAACAAGGACTCTCCGACACTGAATTCTCATTCCTCGAATCAAATCTCAACATAACTTTCCCACCTGACCTTCGTGCAATTCTTCAACAAGGTCTTCCAGTCTCTCCCGGTTTCCCCAACTGGCGTTCATCCTCTCACCAACAGCTTCGGATTCTTCTCAACCTTCCAGTATCTTCCATTCTCCGCCGCGTTTCGGATAACCGTTTCTGGCATCCGTCGTGGGGTTCACTACCGGAGGATCCTTTAGCTTCTGCTGAGAGGATTTTGAACGGTGCACCAAGGCTTGTTCCTGTGTATCGACATTGTTATATAGTTTCGTCTCCTAATGCGGCTGGGAATCCGGTTTTTTACGTTGATCATGGTGGGGATGTTAGATTGGCGAGCTTTGATGTTGTTGGGTTTTTTCGTGATGCGGGGTTTTTGAACGGGGTTGAGGAAGTGGAAGATCCGGTTTGGGCGGCGATGAGGGCGAGGTGGATTGGGGTTTGGTCGGAGGTGGCGGATGGGAGAGGGGAGAGAGGGTGGAAGTGGTGGTGGGAGGATCGGAGAGACGAAGTGAATGGGTGTATGGATGGGGTGTTGAGAAGGTTGAGAGAAGGTGGGTGGAAAGAGGAAGAGATACTCGAGATGATGAATGGGGAAGATGAAGAAAAGGAGAAGCGTGCGCAGCACGTGAGTGTTTTGGGGTTGAAGTTATTGGGTGCGGGATGGAGTATGGAAGATGTGGTGTACTCGCTTGGGGTTGATTTGGAAGAAGCTGCCACCGTTTCCGCCGCTGATGTCGGCGTCAATATGAATCAGCATTGA